A region from the Saccharomonospora azurea NA-128 genome encodes:
- a CDS encoding NAD(P)H-hydrate dehydratase: MRGVWTTSRVRSAEDRLLARTPEGALMRRAAYGVSVRAAELLTAHTGRVAGTRVVLVVGAGNNGGDALWAGHFLRRRGVGVTAVLLRPDKTHPEGLAVLRRAGGRVCTAEAADLEKADLVIDGVVGLSARGPLRPDAAALFAQVTAPVLAVDLPSGVDPDTGAVTGPAVRATSTVTFGALKPVHVLNPQYCGDTVFVDLGLGDELGDPDLSRLDVADVAAAWPLPKPQDNKYTQGVTGVAAGSSAYPGAAVLAAGAAVRAKAGMVRYAGHAADVVRQHWPEVVATGSITDAGRVQAWVVGPGLGTGREGRDVLATALEQGVPVCADADAITIVAEHPEVLDARDPDTPLLLTPHDGEFERLTGATPGEDRVAAVREAARRFRAVILLKGHCTVIADPRGRVLVNRPRGAWLATAGSGDVLSGLIGGLLAAGLDPWWAAGVAADVHARAGELAARGAPTSASAVLAAVPDAIRQVLSLVE; this comes from the coding sequence GTGCGCGGCGTCTGGACCACGTCCCGGGTGCGGTCCGCGGAGGACAGGCTTCTCGCGCGCACACCGGAGGGCGCCCTCATGCGGAGGGCGGCGTACGGGGTGTCCGTGCGGGCGGCGGAACTGCTGACGGCACACACCGGCCGAGTCGCGGGCACGCGCGTGGTGTTGGTCGTGGGCGCGGGCAACAACGGTGGTGACGCGCTGTGGGCGGGCCACTTCCTGCGGCGGCGTGGGGTCGGGGTGACCGCGGTGTTGCTGCGCCCGGACAAGACCCACCCCGAGGGACTCGCCGTGTTGCGACGCGCGGGCGGGCGGGTGTGCACGGCTGAGGCAGCCGACCTCGAGAAGGCCGACCTGGTGATCGACGGTGTGGTGGGGCTCTCCGCCAGGGGACCGTTGCGACCGGACGCAGCCGCGCTGTTCGCGCAGGTCACCGCTCCCGTGCTCGCCGTGGACCTCCCGAGCGGCGTCGACCCCGACACGGGTGCGGTCACGGGACCCGCCGTGCGGGCGACGAGCACCGTGACGTTCGGTGCGCTCAAGCCCGTGCACGTGTTGAACCCGCAGTACTGCGGTGACACCGTGTTCGTCGACCTCGGACTGGGAGACGAGCTCGGCGATCCGGACCTGAGCCGGCTCGACGTCGCCGACGTCGCTGCGGCCTGGCCCCTGCCGAAGCCGCAGGACAACAAGTACACGCAGGGCGTCACCGGGGTGGCCGCCGGATCGTCGGCGTATCCGGGTGCGGCCGTGCTGGCGGCGGGTGCCGCCGTCCGCGCGAAGGCGGGCATGGTGCGTTACGCCGGCCACGCCGCCGACGTGGTCCGGCAACACTGGCCGGAGGTCGTGGCCACCGGCTCCATCACCGACGCGGGCCGGGTGCAGGCCTGGGTCGTCGGACCCGGTCTCGGCACCGGCCGGGAAGGGCGGGACGTCCTCGCGACCGCACTCGAGCAGGGTGTCCCCGTGTGCGCGGACGCCGACGCGATCACCATCGTCGCGGAACATCCCGAGGTGCTCGACGCCCGCGACCCCGACACGCCGCTGCTGCTCACCCCGCACGACGGGGAGTTCGAGCGCTTGACCGGTGCCACGCCGGGTGAGGACAGGGTGGCGGCCGTGCGCGAGGCCGCTCGCCGGTTCCGGGCAGTGATCCTGCTGAAGGGCCACTGCACCGTGATCGCGGACCCGCGCGGTCGAGTGCTGGTGAACCGCCCCCGGGGAGCGTGGCTCGCCACCGCGGGTTCCGGCGACGTGCTCTCGGGCCTGATCGGCGGGTTGCTCGCGGCAGGTCTCGACCCGTGGTGGGCCGCGGGGGTCGCCGCCGACGTGCACGCGCGAGCCGGTGAGCTCGCGGCGCGCGGGGCGCCGACGTCGGCGTCCGCTGTGTTGGCGGCCGTGCCGGACGCGATCAGGCAGGTTCTGTCGTTGGTGGAATGA
- a CDS encoding SGNH/GDSL hydrolase family protein, with the protein MGPTGYVAIGDSQTEGVGDPDGSGGWRGFADRLAEQLAGLTPDLHYANLAVRGRFARQVRDEQLDVALALRPALVTVVAGMNDLVRPSFSATEVGACLDDMFAELTASGARVATLTFPDLSQLTPILRPLRHRVLDLNASIRTSAARHGVALVDTFGYSVITDSRLWCPDRLHANPVGHARIAAAFAQALGLPGSDDSWSRPLPAGERRTVVSRVADDLGWLARFVGPWVYRRVRGRSSGDHRVAKRPTPIPVIPPTTEPA; encoded by the coding sequence ATGGGCCCGACCGGATACGTCGCGATCGGGGACAGCCAGACCGAAGGCGTCGGCGATCCCGACGGCTCGGGCGGCTGGCGCGGCTTCGCCGACCGCCTCGCCGAGCAGCTGGCCGGGCTCACTCCGGACCTGCACTACGCCAACCTCGCGGTGCGCGGCAGGTTCGCCCGGCAGGTGAGGGACGAGCAGCTCGACGTCGCCCTCGCGCTCCGTCCCGCCCTGGTCACCGTGGTGGCGGGCATGAACGACCTCGTCCGCCCCTCGTTCAGCGCCACCGAGGTCGGAGCGTGCCTGGACGACATGTTCGCCGAGCTCACCGCCTCGGGAGCCCGGGTGGCCACGCTCACATTCCCCGACCTGTCCCAGCTCACCCCGATCCTGCGACCCCTGCGGCACCGGGTGCTGGACCTGAACGCGAGCATCCGCACGTCCGCCGCTCGGCACGGCGTCGCACTGGTCGACACCTTCGGGTACTCGGTGATCACCGATTCGCGCCTGTGGTGCCCCGACCGGCTCCACGCGAACCCGGTGGGCCACGCCCGCATCGCGGCGGCCTTCGCCCAAGCCCTCGGCCTTCCCGGTAGCGACGACAGCTGGTCGAGGCCGCTGCCCGCCGGCGAGCGCCGGACCGTAGTAAGCAGAGTCGCCGACGACCTGGGCTGGCTCGCGAGGTTCGTGGGGCCGTGGGTCTACCGTCGCGTGCGCGGCCGTTCCTCGGGCGACCACCGGGTCGCGAAGCGGCCGACGCCGATTCCCGTCATTCCACCAACGACAGAACCTGCCTGA